From a region of the Rhipicephalus microplus isolate Deutch F79 chromosome X, USDA_Rmic, whole genome shotgun sequence genome:
- the LOC142776338 gene encoding uncharacterized protein LOC142776338 isoform X1 has protein sequence MPLLLRILRIQLGIRQQQREVLQEVRQLKHKVRLLSVPQHAQPAQRPSDLPRLPAGTIGEVEAAEAAVQSKAVAAALRKHLLQIGGRGLREIGVNAMKAVLAHDVQVLYSLHGRKGKRAFVNLRLCRLVTDVICQKAGCDQAEALNFIKRWLPGSGDRCGGRKRRFREAFVVEQPDDPHSQSADYRLLAAAGFLPSHSSQGLDSTTVTVPPTQPVLQ, from the exons atgc ctctattgctacggatcctgcggatccaacttggcatccggcagcaacaaagagaggttctgcaggaggtgcgacagctgaagcacaaggtacggctcttgtccgtgcctcagcacgcccagccagcacagcgcccctctgaccttccccggctgcctgctggtacaattggagaagtggaggcagcagaggcagctgtgcagagtaaagctgtggctgcggctttg cgcaagcacctcctgcagattgggggacgtggcctccgagaaattggtgtgaatgccatgaaggctgtattggcacatgacgtgcaagtgctgtacagccttcatggcagaaaagggaaaagggcctttgtgaacctgaggctctgtagattagtgacag atgtcatctgccaaaaagctgggtgcgaccaggcggaggccctcaactttattaagaggtggctgccagggtctggtgatcgctgtgggggcaggaagcggcgcttcagagaagcatttgttgtggagcagcccgatgatccccactctcagagtgcagattatcggctgctcgcggcagctggcttcctgcccagccacagcagccagggccttgacagcaccactgtcactgtgcccccaacgcaacctgtcctgcagtag
- the LOC142776338 gene encoding uncharacterized protein LOC142776338 isoform X2, with product MPLLLRILRIQLGIRQQQREVLQEVRQLKHKRKHLLQIGGRGLREIGVNAMKAVLAHDVQVLYSLHGRKGKRAFVNLRLCRLVTDVICQKAGCDQAEALNFIKRWLPGSGDRCGGRKRRFREAFVVEQPDDPHSQSADYRLLAAAGFLPSHSSQGLDSTTVTVPPTQPVLQ from the exons atgc ctctattgctacggatcctgcggatccaacttggcatccggcagcaacaaagagaggttctgcaggaggtgcgacagctgaagcacaag cgcaagcacctcctgcagattgggggacgtggcctccgagaaattggtgtgaatgccatgaaggctgtattggcacatgacgtgcaagtgctgtacagccttcatggcagaaaagggaaaagggcctttgtgaacctgaggctctgtagattagtgacag atgtcatctgccaaaaagctgggtgcgaccaggcggaggccctcaactttattaagaggtggctgccagggtctggtgatcgctgtgggggcaggaagcggcgcttcagagaagcatttgttgtggagcagcccgatgatccccactctcagagtgcagattatcggctgctcgcggcagctggcttcctgcccagccacagcagccagggccttgacagcaccactgtcactgtgcccccaacgcaacctgtcctgcagtag
- the LOC142776339 gene encoding uncharacterized protein LOC142776339 has product MPLLLRILRIQLGIRQQQRQVLQEVRQLKHKCKHLLQIGGRGLREIGVNAMKAVLAHDVQVLYSLHGRKGKRAFVNLRLCRLVTDVICQKAGCDQAEALNFIKRWLPGSGDRCGGRKRRFREAFVVEQPDDPHSQSADYRLLAAAGFLPSHSNQGLDSTTVTVPPTQPDLQ; this is encoded by the exons atgc ctctattgctacggatcctgcggatccaacttggcatccggcagcaacaaagacaggttctgcaggaggtgcgacagctgaagcacaag tgcaagcacctcctgcagattgggggacgtggcctccgagaaattggtgtgaatgccatgaaggctgtattggcacatgacgtgcaagtgctgtacagccttcatggcagaaaagggaaaagggcctttgtgaacttgaggctctgtagattagtgacag atgtcatctgccaaaaagcagggtgcgaccaggcggaggccctcaactttattaagaggtggctgccagggtctggtgatcgctgtgggggcaggaagcggcgcttcagagaagcatttgttgtggagcagcccgatgatccccactctcagagtgcagattatcggctgctcgcggcagctggcttcctgcccagccacagcaaccagggccttgacagcaccactgtcactgtgcccccaacgcaacctgacctgcagtag